A window from Tachyglossus aculeatus isolate mTacAcu1 chromosome 20, mTacAcu1.pri, whole genome shotgun sequence encodes these proteins:
- the LONRF2 gene encoding LOW QUALITY PROTEIN: LON peptidase N-terminal domain and RING finger protein 2 (The sequence of the model RefSeq protein was modified relative to this genomic sequence to represent the inferred CDS: inserted 2 bases in 2 codons), with protein MKNYKEALRDADAVCQSEPLLSKLLAEEVTESGINLRLMRTELVIEAPEAISNRLDSAFRPTKTPSLESDVFQSTDSHDVNLRFEDAPKTLKTVPSRFASSQLKRDFTSDSEDVQNSDIPNKIPKEAGDSFPVISAGPKFXNPQFLVDASDFECSLCLRLFYEPVTTPCGHTFCQKCLERCLDHSPDCPLCKENLSEVLANRSYKKTILTEELIIRYLPEELSERKKVYDDEIKELSDLTKDVPIFVCTVAFPTXPCPLHVFEPRYRLMMRRCMETGTKRFGMCLADELKGFADYGCMLEIRDMRFFPDGSSIVDTVGVSRFKVLSHGLRDGYNTANIEYLEDKKVEGPDDEELVHLHDSVYDQAVSWFTSLKDNMKAQILNHFGPMPGKESEPQRNPSGPAWCWWLLAVLPLENRAQLAILGMTSLKDRLVSIRRVLMFVTRKRPR; from the exons ATGAAAAATTATAAAGAAGCCCTCCGCGATGCTGATGCTGTCTGTCAAAGTGAACCCCTGTTGTCTAAG TTGCTGGCAGAGGAGGTCACGGAGAGCGGGATAAATTTGCGACTCATGCGGACAGAGCTGGTAATCGAAGCCCCGGAAGCcatttccaatcgctta GATTCTGCATTCAGACCAACCAAAACTCCATCCCTAGAGTCCGACGTTTTTCAAAGCACTGATTCACACGATGTGAATCTACGTTTTGAAGATGCTCCAAAGACTTTGAAAACAGTTCCTTCCAGGTTTGCCAGTTCTCAGTTAAAGAGAGACTTCACCAGTGATTCAGAGGATGTGCAGAACTCAGACATCCCAAATAAAATCCCCAAGGAAG CTGGGGATTCGTTTCCCGTGATTTCTGCCGGTCCCAAAT GGAATCCGCAATTCTTGGTAGATGCTTCTGACTTTGAATGTTCCCTTTGCTTGAG GTTATTCTATGAGCCTGTTACCACACCATGCGGTCATACATTCTGCCAAAAATGTCTCGAGCGTTGCCTAGACCACTCCCCGGATTGCCCTCTTTGCAAAGAGAATCTTTCTGAA GTTTTGGCTAACAGAAGTTATAAAAAGACCATTCTGACTGAAGAATTAATCATTCGGTATTTGCCAGAGGAGTTATCTGAAAGGAAGAAAGTTTATGATGACGAGATAAAGGAGTTGTCCGA TTTGACTAAAGATGTTCCCATCTTCGTGTGCACCGTGGCTTTCCCTA ATCCTTGTCCGCTTCACGTCTTCGAGCCTCGATATCGCCTAATGATGAGAAGATGCATGGAGACCGGCACCAAACGGTTCGGCATGTGTTTGGCGGACGAACTCAAAGG GTTTGCCGATTACGGCTGCATGCTGGAGATCAGGGACATGAGGTTTTTTCCTGATGGCAGTTCAATCGTTGATACAGTCGGAGTCAGTCGGTTCAAAGTCTTAAGTCATGGACTGCGAGATGGGTATAATACCGCAAACATTGAGTACCTGGAAGATAAAAAG GTGGAAGGGCCAGATGACGAGGAACTTGTCCATCTGCATGACTCAGTTTATGATCAAGCTGTTTCCTGGTTTACGTCTCTCAAGGACAACATGAAAGCGCAAATTCTGAACCATTTTGGACCAATGCCAGGCAAAGAATCTGAACCGCAG AGGAATCCTAGTGGCCCAGCTTGGTGTTGGTGGCTGTTGGCAGTGTTACCATTAGAAAACAGGGCTCAGCTGGCTATACTCGGCATGACCTCTCTTAAAGACCGCCTAGTCTCCATCAGACGGGTATTAATGTTTGTCACACGCAAAAGGCCCAGATGA